The Cyclopterus lumpus isolate fCycLum1 chromosome 18, fCycLum1.pri, whole genome shotgun sequence nucleotide sequence TTTAGCCCCATCTACAGGCCGCCTAGTGACGTTACCTGTGGGAGCAGCCAATACCCTCAAGGGGTGATTGCAATAATTagataaaacaatacaaataatgcCCAGCACAATTTCCAATAGACAAAGATTATGTTATCAAACTGCTTGTTTTTTAGACTAATTTAGGTTAATAtcccaaaagaaagaaaagcatacAACTAagaaatagataaatataccattTAGTCACCAATTAGGCCCAATAGTTTTTAGTTTCCTTCTGAACTtggttttgtgttgtgttgtttttttttttatactttgtttATAACAAATTGCAGTTACTACGTTtgtcttatttgtttattttaacatttgtttttgcagGAATGccagttttaattaaaaaagggtGATTTGATTTTGGTTGTAGTCAATTTCTCTGAACTTTGGCGCATCTTGGCCGTTTGTTCgatgtcctctttttttctcgcGAGAAAACTCTGACAACAGTCACGACGATCGATGACGCTCCGTTCAGCCGGCCAATCAGGTGAAGGTCAACAATGCACGTGCATCGGTCATGATCACCGCTATTTTTTTGCTCCCTGTCGACAAACCTGACCGGTTTGCGAAAACTCTTCATGTGCAATGGAAGGCAAGTACATTCAACACACCTGGTCATTTACACTTGATATATAATTCGGCTCATCACACATGCTGCCTCACCTTGTTCCGTTAAATCCCGGTGGTCTCTGTTATGCTCAGATAAAGTCAAAGAGCTCGTGTCAAAGTGTCTGCAGGCCCGGGACATGGCATACTGTCCTTACAGCCGGTTCCCTGTCGGTGCCGCCATATTAACAGCAGATGGCGCTATAATCACAGGTAACAAACAACCCAACAGGTGTGTCTTATCTCCTCTTTCAAGGGCTCCCATCAAAACTAACCGAGATCTGGAAAAAGagtgtacatttactcaaatacttagtacaattttgaggtacttgtataGTTAACTTTAATACTTTATTGGATGCTGCTTTATACTTCTAgttaattgattgatttgtttattgtaGTTTTACTATAAAGCATTTGTTCTTGTTACTCGGCTCcctatcttatctcatctcacaATAGCCTGCAATTCTGTGAATTGCATTGTCATTCAGTAAATTAGATTACCCCATAGCTTATGGACCAGCTACTGCATTAAAAAGCTGCAGGCACACAAATGCatcggtaataataataataatgataatgatacaACAATGCATAATGAGTATGATAAGTATTAACTTTTAAATCAAGCATACcttaagagaagaagaaagagtggAATAATATAAAAAGCAAAAGGAATTAAgtgttaacatttatttaatgacaaaaaggcaaaaaaaacctCAAGGATCTCAACACTTGTGAAAAGAGTCTtcagtatttgtgtgtgttttcagggtgTAATGTGGAGAACGCCTCCTACGGTCTGACGGTGTGTGCTGAGCGGACGGCCGTCCAGCGGGCCGTGGTGGAAGGACACACACGGTTCACTGCCATTGCTGTGACATGGTGAGACTGCACACTAAGGCTTGAGCTTTATTTACAGTTACAGCTATACGTCATACCAGAAATGACCCACTACTGAACAGGTCCAGAATAAGTGCGATAGAGATCCTTCGATGATGTCACATTGATCAAACATGGGAGAAATGGATTCAGATGTTTTGCTGAGTTTGGTTCAGAGTAAGGCACTCTGTGTAATTTAAGTAATCTAGAAGTACTACATAACTTCCTCTGATACTGCAACATATGTACAGCACATGTTCGGATGCAtttatcctctcctctctcgtaTGCAGCGATATCAAAGACCGTTTTGTTGGGCCATGTGGAGCATGTCGACAGGTTCTTATGGAGGTGAGGCATCTCTTTTATGACCAGCACAGATGATCAAGAAATACTTTGCTTCACTACtgtacatctctctctctctctctctctctctcttactacAGTTTGGATCAGACTGGATCGTATACTTGACCAAGCCGGACGGATCTTACAAAGAAACCAGCCTCAGTGAACTGTTGCCTCTAGCCTTTTCTCCGGCCCACCTGGCAAAGAACTGATGAAACCTCAGCTGCCTCTTTAGACGTCACTCTTTTTTTAGACATCACTCTTTTTTTCAGCTGCAGTTTCTCTTTTAATTATGTTACAGCAACACTACAAATTAAGAAATCAATAAAACCTGTTTTTGTTCTCCCTTCAACatgtgtgattattatttaaaaaataatgttttattatttatgaataatgttttattatttattatttattatttagattatAGGCTTTACTTGAGAGATCTGTCGATGACGTCAATTAGCTATATCACGTGATAAAATGGGCGGAGCCGAGATCTGTTTCCGGAAACATGGAGGCGGTTGTGAGCGATGTGGTAGCTCCAGAAGACCTTAAGGTAAGTTTACAAATGATTAAACCTCTTAATTTCataaaacatacataacaaaCTATGGGCGACACATACGTTGTGTCATCTCGACGTTTTATATCTCGATAAATGCTGAAACTAGCTTAAGAGGCGACGTGTCGGAAGATACTTTGACGCGTCACGTAGCTGGTGCTAATGCTAGCTGTCGTATTTCTGATCAAACATTGGTCACGGGGACATCGTTATTTCCGTTTATAGATTCACATGACTCATGCTAGCAACAGTAACGTGATGTACTCTtttaactttagtttagttttctaGTCAGGAAACGATACACACCGAGTGCTAACTCTTAACGTCTGCCAAAACAAACACTAATATTAGCAAAGCGCGGTGTTTCGGTTTCAATTTAGTTGAATATGACACTGGTTTAATTTTGTGGTTGCTTCATTTCTGCTTTGTTTTGCCAGAAATTTGAGAAGAAGTACAACAATGAGCTGTTGAAGGGAGCCGTCTCCAAAGACACGAAGTTTGAGTATGCTTGGTGTCTGATCCGGAGTAAATACACAGCGGATATCAAGAAGGGGATTGTGCTCTTGGAAGGTAAGTTAATGTGCTTTTCTTATTCTAATCAAATCGAGTTACATGTTGCAGTGCCCACTAGAGTTTTGGGGCTTATATTGATATTTTAAAGTttgagaaatacaaaatattggaGAAGGATGCTTTAAATGTTGTTCTTAGATAATTCAGATATGTGCTGGAACATATTTTGTTGGTCTTTATTGAAAATGGTGAACAGGCAAGACATTCAGCAGGATTTAAGTGTGTTAAAAAGTAGATGCATATGTTAAAAAGaacatgttaaataataatgatatgtctaacataatacatatacaataaCATAAAGTGTACGTTAATCTGGGGCTCAAGGagatgatacattttttttaaataaaactgtacattttcttttttgtcaaagATTAATCTGTGTtgaaccttttttatttaaactagTAAAATAAAGTTTGGGATGGACTTGAAAGGTATAATTATTTGAATTTATTAAGAATGTATTTAGGTATATTTGttaaataatgtatgtgtgtgtatacagtgatATTGACATATCTTAAATCATGTGATAATGTTgattgtgaaaatgtaaatgtgtcatTATTATGTCATTAGTATACAAATAGCTCTTTGATAAGCTGATTGTTACCATGAACATATCAGACAAGGGATGTGTCAGCATCACTGTTTGCAAAGTTATGATTGTTCTTTTTGTCCTAGAACTTGTTCAGACGGTATCAAAAGATGACTCCCGGGACTTCTTGTTCTACCTTGCAGTGGCCAACTACAGACTCAAAGTTAGTGCCATTCCTAATGCCATCATCATATTGGCATTGTTttcatcattttcatttgtatatGGAGCTTCATACATTTTGTTAACATGAGGATTGTAGCATTTTAATAGTTTTCAATGACATAATTTAACATGTACACACTTCAGAGAGTACTTTAAATCTCATCTCTCCTGTTCTGCTTCCAGGAATATGAGAAAGCCCTGAAGTACATTCGGACCCTCCTGAAGAACGAACCGGGGAACAAGCAGGCTCAGGAGCTGGAGAAACTCATTGTCAAGGCTTTGAAGAAAGGTACAAGCCAATCTGAGTCGAGGCGTAATAACAGAATATCCGTGGTTATTTCACCCTGTTTTTTGTATGTTTAACCACAACGCTGACATTCACTCGTTAACATAGATGGCTTGGTGGGCATGGCGATCGTCGGGGGAATCGGTCTGGGCGTGGCCGGTTTGGCGGGCCTCATCGGCTTGGCTGTGTCAAAGGGAGCGGCTAAATCCTAACCTGGACATGGGACGACCTGTCTTTACTTTGCTGGGCTCACAGAGTGACTCCTCACCTgcataaataacaataaagtgtgtGGAGAGAGCTTGATGGATGTAACATTTTGATTTGAAGTCGAGTATGCTCCTCAACACATTAAAGGGTTTGAATAATACCGGTGAATAACCGTTTTTTAGCAGGGTTGAGATTCACCATACATATGTTATTACTAAGCGTTCTATTCACCCACCATAGCATTGCACTTTCTCATTACTTGTGTAAATAAATTAGGATAGTCAAATGCAGCTTAGttttatgtcatttattttaatttcatttgcACCTTTTAGCCTGAAGTTCAAAAATGTCTTTCTAAAAGTGCGGTTGCAGTTCTACAACTGTCTGTTTGATTATTTTTGACACATAACTGTTAAGGAAAGTGTTATAGGTGCAGTTGGAAGTGTAGCTCGCGATACCAAAAGCAACAGTGTGGTGTGTTTGCTGCAGAGGCAGCAGGCCACAATGCTGGTGGAAGACTGAATGGATGAGGAGGCAACGAGAGACTTTTACTTTGGacatgtttctgtctgtttgttccAAATACTACTTCAGATGAAGGGAGGCAACACACTTATCTAAAATGAATATCTCttgtcatttaaaatgcatttaccTATGCTACGTTGTGTGTTCCAtcttgttaaataaaaaagattttgaaCTGAGAAGATTTTGTGTTTCTCTTGAGAGACGAGTACAGCGGAAGAAATGAgtgcagaaagaagaaaaagcatacAGCAAATGTTTTCTAAGAAACCGGATTAAGGATCATTTGAGCACTCACAATTCTTTGGTTGATGAAatagatttgtttgtttttaagtgtCTCTTATGTGAACCTTTTGTGTTTGAACctttcttgtttattttttatttttgtgaggTGCACTAGCCAGGACTCTTGTAAATGAGCTTCAGAATCCTGGCTTAGataaaaaggttaaatacataataaataatactctAATATGTACAAAGTGACACATTTGTAGGGTAAAAATAACATAATTCAAATAATtacaaggaaaaaaacacagcacattTTCCCATTTAATAAGCTAAAAGCATGAAATGACaagattatcaaaatagttgccacTTTCAATTAATTATTTGACTTAATTCAGCAAATTGTATATGATCTTGATTAGTTTAATCTAGGACAAAGCACCCtttttttgacatgtttttttaatgttaaataaatgtgcacTTCATCTAGATATTGTTGAAGAGGATCTGAAAATATAAGGATATTATGAgtatgcttcatgtttttaaCTTATGAAAGACCAACATACTGGGATTTCCCATTGATGTCGACAATTTATGGCATTCATTTTTTAGAAGAATATTTTCTTGATCGAGCAAAGTCCAATTCAATTCATATCTTATCATTTATTGGCTAATAAATTTACAATGCTGTTTTGGTAGAAACTGAACGATTGTGCATTGTGATCAGCAAGTGTCTGAGTATTCAACCCCCGGATCGGGCCGAGCCTTTTTCCCTCAAAATCAATCATCCTCACATCTTGACCCACAGACAGATGAAAGTCTTTGGCACTGTTTTACGACAGGAAGGCTTATGGAGGCTATCAGTTGTGTGGGGTGTTATCAGCCTCATGGGGTGTTACTCATTAACCCATCTGACAGCACCGAAACTCCCCAGGGACAGATCAGTGAAAACAGTGATCTTCTTTGGTGTGAAAGAGCTGATCGAGAACAGAGTAAACAGTAGGTAAAGGGAAAAGGGTGGGTAAAGGGTAAAGGGCCCAAAAAATGTATCTAATATCCAACCTGAGAAGCATAAAATGAACGTAATCGCCTATCAAAGCCGGAGTGGTTGTCGGACTCATCCTGTGTGCagttttaacacactttaacattaATGATTCATCAAAGTCTGTGTAATTCAGATCAGCTTCAGTGAGTTTCAGTTACGAGGGCCAATGTTCATTGAGTGTGCGCTGGTTTAAACACATTGCTGagagatattaatgtgtaaTCACCGTGAAGAAATAGAATGCATCAGGGAACATGATGTAGTGGAGAAGCTACAGCCTGTTTGTATGGGTCATCACACAGTAATATGTTACTGTATAATCCAGTGGAACTggtttattgtctgtcactttATATCACTGCAGGAAGACACGGAGGAAGAGACACGAGTTTTGTCTTATGTGTAGttaatgtgtaatatgtgtTCCCTGCTATCTCATTTTTTGGACTTATCTTATTCTGAGATTGTATTTGCGGAGCAGACCAGCTGCAGACTAAAACATCGAAATACCAATAAAGGAAAACCATTTTTGTGGCAAAAAAAGATCTCTGAAAGTTATGTTGTGCTTTTTACATAATCCACATTATGTCAGAGACATGCTAGCACTCAACGCTGTCTCCTAAAAAGGACGTTCCCATTCAAAGACACTGCTTCGTGAATTACGTGTTTTTATTGTAACGCAAATAGGTCCAGATTGAAACATCTCTGCAATAATTGGGTGCATTCGCACACATCTTTGTTCAGGCATTCGTGATTCCCAGAGGATGACTAATGACTTTGTGATCAACATTTTAATAAGTAATACCGGTACTTTTTATGACCAAAACCAGaaagcacaaacacagaaatcTCTCATAGGAAACATCTGAAACTGTTTAATGTGGcagaaaatgttatgtttttgttggACCTCAATGCTCTTAGTAATAAGCCTATTTATGAAAGGTAGTTTGAAGGCCTTTTCAGGCCCAAGCATCATTTAACATGTGTATCTTAAAGCGTGTttgttaaaatgtcaaattctGTTTGACCTGAAATGTTTTCCCAAACTGTCCACACCGTGCATTTCATAAGATGTAACACTATagctgtaaaataataaaatccaaCTATCTGCACAAGACTGAGTGAGTTGTTGATACATGCCTGTACCACAAGAAGGTGGctagcagacacagacacatttaacaaaactatgtttatttattctgttaGTAGTAATGCATAAAAAGCACATAGCATAGAAAGCACATAGCAAAAGGATGGCCTTCAGGAAACATATAAACTTTGTTTTCATAGACCAGGCCCCTGTGACATTCACATTAAATATCACAAACTCATCAGCAACCGATGCTGCGAAGTGAGCTGTAAAAGTTGGCTTTGTAAACAGCTCGGCCATAAAATGAGACGTTTATGGCGGCGCAGGATCCAGTTTTCAGAGCTCAG carries:
- the fis1 gene encoding mitochondrial fission 1 protein; the protein is MEAVVSDVVAPEDLKKFEKKYNNELLKGAVSKDTKFEYAWCLIRSKYTADIKKGIVLLEELVQTVSKDDSRDFLFYLAVANYRLKEYEKALKYIRTLLKNEPGNKQAQELEKLIVKALKKDGLVGMAIVGGIGLGVAGLAGLIGLAVSKGAAKS
- the zgc:103586 gene encoding zgc:103586, giving the protein MEDKVKELVSKCLQARDMAYCPYSRFPVGAAILTADGAIITGCNVENASYGLTVCAERTAVQRAVVEGHTRFTAIAVTCDIKDRFVGPCGACRQVLMEFGSDWIVYLTKPDGSYKETSLSELLPLAFSPAHLAKN